Proteins encoded within one genomic window of Desulfonatronospira thiodismutans ASO3-1:
- the hisF gene encoding imidazole glycerol phosphate synthase subunit HisF, giving the protein MLSKRIIPCLDVRDGKLTKGIKFKGNVEIGDPVETARLYYEQGADEIVFYDITASAEARGIMLQVVEKVAETIFIPFSVGGGISSLEDMRAALLAGAEKVSVNSAAIKNPAIISEGAEAFGSQCIVVGMDVLRVEKSTDCPSGYEMVIHGGRKRMNIDALWWAREVERLGAGEICLNSIDADGTKDGYELDLTRLIARNVRIPVIASGGAGNPEHMTRAVTEGRASAALIASIVHYGEYTIPGIKDSMYQAGVKVRRTW; this is encoded by the coding sequence ATGCTTAGCAAAAGAATCATTCCCTGCCTGGACGTCCGCGACGGCAAGCTCACCAAGGGCATAAAATTCAAGGGCAATGTGGAGATCGGCGACCCGGTGGAAACGGCAAGACTTTATTATGAACAGGGTGCCGACGAGATAGTTTTTTATGACATAACCGCTTCTGCCGAAGCCAGGGGCATCATGCTGCAGGTGGTGGAAAAAGTGGCTGAAACCATTTTCATACCTTTTTCCGTGGGAGGCGGCATTTCCAGCCTGGAGGACATGCGGGCCGCCCTGCTGGCCGGAGCCGAAAAGGTCTCTGTAAATTCCGCTGCCATAAAAAATCCTGCAATCATCTCCGAGGGTGCAGAAGCCTTTGGTTCCCAGTGCATAGTGGTGGGCATGGATGTCCTGCGGGTGGAAAAAAGCACGGATTGCCCCTCCGGGTACGAAATGGTTATCCACGGGGGGCGCAAGCGCATGAACATAGATGCCCTGTGGTGGGCCAGAGAAGTGGAAAGACTAGGTGCGGGAGAGATATGCCTGAACTCCATAGACGCCGACGGCACCAAGGACGGCTACGAACTGGACCTGACCAGGCTCATAGCCCGGAACGTGCGCATTCCTGTAATCGCCTCAGGCGGAGCGGGCAACCCGGAGCATATGACCCGGGCAGTGACCGAAGGCAGGGCGTCTGCTGCGCTCATCGCCTCCATAGTACATTACGGGGAATATACCATCCCCGGTATAAAAGACTCAATGTATCAGGCAGGGGTAAAGGTCCGCAGGACCTGGTAA
- the moaC gene encoding cyclic pyranopterin monophosphate synthase MoaC translates to MGDELTHVDKQGHVGMVDVGSKQETGRKAVVRSVVRLASSTMHMLMKQALPKGDVLVTAKLAGIMAAKKTGELIPLCHPLFLSYVDVRFDVQQDENRIVVEAEARTTAATGVEMEALVAAQTACMTIYDMCKAVQRDIVIEDCRLVHKSGGRSGTYQA, encoded by the coding sequence ATGGGTGATGAACTTACGCACGTGGACAAACAGGGCCATGTAGGAATGGTTGATGTGGGCTCCAAGCAGGAGACCGGCAGAAAGGCTGTAGTCAGAAGCGTGGTCAGACTGGCCTCTTCAACCATGCATATGCTAATGAAACAGGCACTGCCCAAGGGGGACGTGCTGGTTACGGCCAAGCTGGCCGGCATTATGGCAGCCAAGAAAACCGGAGAACTGATCCCCCTCTGCCATCCCCTTTTTCTCAGTTATGTAGATGTGCGCTTTGACGTACAGCAGGATGAAAACCGGATAGTGGTGGAGGCGGAAGCCCGCACCACAGCTGCTACCGGGGTGGAAATGGAGGCCCTGGTGGCCGCCCAGACCGCCTGCATGACCATATACGACATGTGCAAGGCGGTGCAGCGGGACATAGTCATCGAGGACTGCCGCTTAGTGCACAAAAGCGGCGGCCGCAGCGGAACCTACCAGGCCTGA
- the dnaJ gene encoding molecular chaperone DnaJ produces the protein MAEKRDYYEVLGVSREASQEEIKKAYRKMAFKYHPDRNPDDPEAETMFKDASEAYEVLSDPEKRQRYDHLGHAGMEGNGFHGFRSTDDIFDSFSDIFGDFFGFGGRRSGPRARAGADLRYNLTVSFREAAKGTEVDLELPKREKCDRCTGQGSEPGHSAETCKHCGGSGQVHRTQGFFRVAMPCAVCQGQGMLITNPCKKCKGLGVIQVNKHIKVRVPAGVDNGSRLRLRGEGEPGEHGGPAGDLYVVIFVEEDDTFKRQGQDLVTQVDITFVQAALGGKVEVPTLDEPISMEIPKGTQSGKVFQLSGMGLPYPGGTQRGDLLVQVQVKTPTKLSKRQEELLQEFENLEKEKAGHKVKRFFKKVMGE, from the coding sequence ATGGCTGAAAAGAGGGATTATTACGAGGTGCTGGGGGTCTCCCGGGAAGCAAGTCAGGAAGAGATTAAAAAGGCTTACCGCAAGATGGCTTTCAAGTACCATCCTGACCGCAACCCGGATGATCCTGAGGCTGAAACCATGTTCAAGGACGCATCTGAAGCCTACGAGGTATTAAGCGACCCGGAAAAGCGTCAGAGATATGACCACCTGGGTCATGCCGGCATGGAAGGCAACGGTTTTCATGGGTTCAGGAGCACTGACGACATTTTTGATTCCTTTTCCGATATATTCGGGGATTTTTTCGGTTTCGGTGGACGCCGTTCCGGTCCAAGGGCCAGAGCAGGTGCTGATCTTCGTTACAACCTGACTGTCTCTTTCCGCGAGGCAGCCAAGGGCACTGAAGTGGACCTGGAACTGCCCAAGAGAGAAAAGTGCGATCGCTGCACCGGCCAGGGTTCTGAGCCGGGGCATTCCGCCGAGACATGCAAGCATTGCGGAGGCAGCGGCCAGGTACACCGCACCCAGGGATTTTTCCGGGTGGCCATGCCCTGCGCGGTTTGTCAGGGCCAGGGAATGCTCATTACCAACCCCTGTAAAAAATGCAAAGGTCTGGGGGTCATCCAGGTCAACAAACATATCAAGGTCCGGGTGCCCGCAGGAGTGGATAACGGCAGCCGCCTGAGGCTGCGCGGCGAAGGCGAGCCCGGCGAGCACGGAGGTCCTGCCGGAGATCTGTATGTAGTCATTTTTGTGGAAGAGGACGACACTTTCAAGAGGCAGGGCCAGGACCTGGTCACCCAGGTGGACATCACCTTTGTCCAGGCTGCCCTTGGGGGCAAGGTGGAAGTGCCGACCCTGGATGAGCCCATTTCCATGGAGATCCCCAAAGGTACCCAGAGCGGAAAGGTTTTTCAACTAAGCGGGATGGGTCTGCCGTATCCCGGCGGAACCCAGCGCGGCGACCTTCTGGTCCAGGTCCAGGTCAAGACTCCTACCAAGCTGAGCAAAAGACAGGAAGAGCTGCTGCAGGAGTTTGAAAATCTGGAAAAGGAAAAGGCCGGGCACAAGGTCAAGCGATTCTTTAAAAAAGTAATGGGTGAGTAG
- the rpoZ gene encoding DNA-directed RNA polymerase subunit omega, which yields MARITVEDCLEKVNNRFLLVQMSVRRIQQYREGYKPLVESKNKDVVTSLREIAAGKVIPSKSIHKAGIKVD from the coding sequence ATGGCCAGAATAACTGTAGAAGATTGTCTGGAAAAGGTTAACAACCGTTTTTTGCTGGTGCAGATGTCGGTCAGAAGGATTCAGCAGTACCGGGAGGGGTATAAACCTCTCGTGGAAAGCAAAAACAAGGATGTGGTCACCAGCTTGAGGGAGATTGCTGCCGGCAAGGTCATCCCATCCAAATCCATTCATAAAGCCGGAATCAAGGTGGATTAG
- a CDS encoding tRNA lysidine(34) synthetase, with product MGIKKNLNHAQKICLGRCGKLMQQTGMLWPGARVGIAVSGGVDSWVLARVLMIRQKIVPFYFEIILLHVNPGFDPGNHQPLVDWLGANPLPGHIQSTDIGPRAHNPGNTKSPCFLCSWSRRKVLFDLCRKYSLTHLALGHNAEDLAATFFMNLIQTSRVDGLSAREEFFQGSLTLIRPLLLVEKKYIRNAARRWELPVWENPCPSAGASKRTEMEGMLDVLSGGNKKTRQNILNAFKRWQLDLACNLK from the coding sequence ATGGGAATTAAAAAAAATCTCAACCATGCACAGAAAATATGCCTGGGCCGCTGCGGCAAACTCATGCAGCAGACAGGCATGCTGTGGCCCGGGGCCCGGGTGGGCATCGCTGTCTCCGGCGGCGTGGACAGCTGGGTTCTGGCCAGAGTTTTGATGATACGCCAGAAAATAGTGCCCTTTTATTTCGAGATCATCCTTCTGCACGTCAACCCCGGATTCGATCCTGGCAACCACCAGCCCCTGGTGGACTGGCTGGGCGCAAACCCCCTTCCCGGGCATATCCAGTCCACGGACATAGGACCCAGGGCTCACAATCCCGGCAACACCAAGTCTCCCTGCTTCCTGTGCTCGTGGAGCAGGCGCAAGGTCCTTTTTGATCTCTGCAGAAAATACAGCCTGACCCACCTGGCCCTTGGACACAATGCCGAAGACCTGGCTGCTACCTTTTTCATGAACCTTATACAGACCTCCAGAGTGGACGGACTTTCCGCCAGAGAAGAGTTTTTCCAGGGCAGTTTGACCCTGATCCGGCCTCTGCTGCTGGTGGAGAAGAAATATATCCGCAATGCAGCCCGCAGGTGGGAACTGCCTGTCTGGGAAAACCCGTGCCCCTCAGCCGGAGCCAGCAAGAGAACGGAGATGGAGGGAATGCTGGATGTGTTGTCCGGAGGAAACAAAAAGACAAGACAGAATATATTGAATGCTTTTAAGCGCTGGCAGCTTGACTTGGCCTGTAACTTAAAATAG
- a CDS encoding M23 family metallopeptidase, which produces MLFKKYQLVIFKDKHGSCSSITLRGWVFMFALLLILAVAGTNVYLWKHYQEYRTVSQQLNRSQDTVQSQKIQLTTLFHKFHDLEQNLERVQEFDDKLRVMLNLEPPRELNPNPIGGTSENTSPSSFPFYRQEMLTRQMHNFLDQLSKEARLEEIKQQEILQALHQQKDLLSSTPSIWPAQGWVSSDFGYRSSPFTGQREFHKGLDISAPEGTPIYAPASGKVTFTGRDGGYGITMVIDHGRGITTRYAHLQRYVADEETKVSRGELIGYVGNTGRSTGPHLHYEVRLNNMPVNPKRYILN; this is translated from the coding sequence ATGCTTTTTAAAAAATACCAGTTGGTTATATTTAAAGACAAACATGGATCGTGCTCCAGTATTACATTAAGAGGCTGGGTTTTCATGTTTGCCCTTTTGCTGATCCTGGCCGTAGCCGGAACCAACGTTTACCTCTGGAAGCATTACCAGGAGTACAGGACCGTCAGTCAGCAGTTGAACCGTTCCCAGGACACGGTCCAGTCCCAGAAAATTCAACTCACCACCCTGTTTCACAAGTTTCATGACCTTGAACAGAACCTGGAGCGGGTCCAGGAGTTCGACGACAAGCTCCGGGTCATGCTGAACCTTGAGCCTCCCAGAGAACTTAACCCCAATCCAATAGGCGGGACCAGTGAAAACACCTCCCCTTCATCGTTTCCCTTCTACCGCCAGGAGATGCTCACCAGACAGATGCACAACTTTCTGGACCAACTGAGCAAAGAAGCCCGCCTGGAAGAAATAAAACAGCAGGAGATCCTGCAGGCCCTGCATCAGCAAAAAGATCTCCTTTCCAGTACTCCTTCCATCTGGCCTGCCCAGGGATGGGTATCCTCGGATTTCGGGTATCGTTCCTCACCCTTTACCGGCCAGCGGGAATTTCATAAGGGCCTGGACATTTCAGCTCCAGAAGGTACGCCCATTTATGCTCCGGCATCAGGTAAAGTCACTTTTACCGGCAGGGACGGTGGATACGGCATAACCATGGTCATTGATCACGGCAGGGGAATTACAACCAGGTATGCCCACCTGCAGCGCTACGTAGCTGATGAAGAAACCAAGGTATCCCGGGGAGAGCTTATTGGCTACGTGGGCAACACCGGCAGAAGCACCGGCCCACACCTGCACTACGAAGTACGCCTCAACAACATGCCGGTAAACCCCAAAAGATACATTCTGAACTGA
- the fliR gene encoding flagellar biosynthetic protein FliR codes for MDIFNFNPETVFSFWLTFFRVSLVVFLLPFFGGEAMPVPIKAALCIVLSLALWPHLSFDAQYFPEHPAQIAVMIMGELVLGLILGLIVHFLFAAIQTGGDLIAFQMGFKMMNVVDPLTGLQESITTQFLYMCSMLVFLSINGHLYMLMGLTQSFDLIPPGGLFITPELINQIIYYSSQIFVLAFKIASPIIATVFLVNLGLAFMARTAPQMNVLLLGFPIKIAVGLLFLSLVFQLISLYVSGFISDLGGTMYNLLRAAAGPS; via the coding sequence ATGGACATATTCAATTTCAACCCTGAAACCGTATTCAGCTTCTGGCTGACCTTCTTCAGAGTAAGCCTGGTGGTGTTCCTGCTGCCCTTTTTCGGGGGTGAGGCTATGCCCGTACCCATCAAGGCCGCCCTGTGCATTGTTCTATCCCTGGCCCTCTGGCCGCATCTTTCCTTTGATGCGCAATACTTCCCTGAACATCCGGCCCAGATTGCGGTCATGATTATGGGCGAACTGGTTCTGGGGCTTATCCTGGGATTGATCGTGCATTTTCTCTTCGCCGCCATCCAGACAGGGGGAGACCTCATTGCCTTTCAGATGGGCTTTAAAATGATGAACGTGGTGGACCCCCTTACCGGCCTGCAGGAGTCAATAACCACACAGTTTCTGTATATGTGCTCCATGCTGGTGTTTCTAAGCATCAACGGCCACCTGTATATGCTCATGGGCCTGACCCAGAGCTTTGACCTGATACCTCCGGGGGGGCTGTTCATCACCCCGGAGCTTATTAACCAGATCATATATTATTCCAGTCAAATTTTTGTCCTGGCCTTTAAAATTGCTTCTCCAATTATCGCCACGGTCTTCCTGGTCAACCTGGGCCTGGCGTTTATGGCCAGAACCGCTCCCCAGATGAATGTTCTGCTTTTGGGTTTCCCCATAAAGATTGCAGTGGGACTGCTTTTTCTGAGCCTGGTTTTCCAGCTCATCAGCCTGTATGTATCCGGCTTCATCTCCGATCTGGGGGGCACCATGTATAACCTGCTGCGGGCGGCTGCCGGTCCTTCGTGA
- the flhB gene encoding flagellar biosynthesis protein FlhB, whose protein sequence is MPQKDPSKTEDATPKRRKKAREQGNVPKSQEMPKIISLIAGILALRLFFPHIRDTYMEMTEWFMDQAFHYQLNPESLYHLAVFSIQNIASMLLPFMLIVFFVTIVAIYLQVGFLWTFKPLKPKMKIFNVVEGLKKKFLDLNTLVRLVKNVGIASAVATAPYIIITSEFENFLPLFYEDPPFIVAYILNTAFKMAMLAMIPLLIIAIADVAYTRWDYEQNLKMTKDEVKDERKQAEGNPEVKKEQRKKMQSTTQQRMRQEVPKADVVITNPTHLAVAIKYDPVLAPAPMVLAKGANFRAEKIKEIARENNIPIRENKPLAQALYKNVQEGETIPEDMYKAVASILAQLYKFKKQGSPGGQ, encoded by the coding sequence ATGCCTCAGAAAGACCCCAGTAAAACAGAAGACGCAACCCCGAAACGGCGGAAAAAGGCCCGGGAACAGGGGAATGTACCCAAAAGCCAGGAGATGCCCAAGATCATCAGCCTCATCGCCGGCATTCTTGCTCTGCGCCTGTTTTTCCCCCATATCAGGGATACGTACATGGAGATGACCGAATGGTTCATGGACCAGGCCTTTCATTATCAGCTCAACCCGGAAAGCCTCTATCACCTGGCTGTTTTCAGCATCCAGAATATTGCCAGTATGCTTCTGCCTTTTATGCTCATAGTATTTTTCGTGACTATCGTAGCAATTTATCTGCAAGTAGGTTTTTTGTGGACCTTTAAGCCACTCAAGCCCAAAATGAAAATATTTAACGTAGTTGAAGGGCTCAAGAAAAAATTCCTGGACCTGAACACCCTGGTGCGTCTGGTGAAAAACGTAGGCATCGCCTCAGCCGTTGCTACCGCTCCATACATTATCATCACATCGGAATTTGAAAACTTTCTGCCCCTTTTTTACGAAGACCCTCCTTTTATCGTGGCCTACATCCTGAATACAGCCTTCAAGATGGCTATGCTGGCCATGATCCCCCTGCTTATCATAGCCATCGCCGACGTAGCCTACACCAGGTGGGACTACGAGCAGAACCTGAAAATGACCAAGGACGAGGTCAAGGACGAAAGAAAGCAGGCCGAGGGAAATCCAGAGGTAAAAAAGGAGCAGAGAAAGAAGATGCAGTCCACCACCCAGCAGAGAATGCGCCAGGAAGTACCCAAGGCGGACGTGGTCATTACCAACCCCACCCACCTCGCAGTAGCCATAAAGTACGATCCCGTTCTGGCTCCCGCCCCCATGGTCCTGGCCAAGGGGGCCAACTTCAGGGCCGAAAAGATCAAGGAGATAGCCAGGGAAAACAACATCCCCATCAGGGAAAACAAGCCATTGGCACAAGCCTTGTATAAGAACGTCCAGGAAGGCGAAACAATACCCGAAGACATGTACAAGGCAGTGGCTTCAATACTGGCTCAACTCTACAAATTCAAAAAACAGGGATCGCCTGGAGGACAATAA